From a region of the Alosa sapidissima isolate fAloSap1 chromosome 9, fAloSap1.pri, whole genome shotgun sequence genome:
- the serhl gene encoding serine hydrolase-like protein, whose translation MIQALNGARQLATATMKRTATELRLPVPWGEMRGQVWGPEEGRPVLCLHGWADNSGSFNTLIPLLPQEWRCVALDMAGHGLSSPRPSGVFYTFPAYVADVRRVVEALQWKRFSILGHSMGGNVAGMFSAVFPEMVEALVLLDSYGFYPTNTKELPDILKQGMEEMMQVEKRDSEGKKEKIYTHQKAMQRLMAANPQLTEQSAQHLLERGLREAEGGFVFTRDLRINLKNVTRISLEQSLELQSRIQARVLVLMAEAGLNKLFPPPEGCSESLMNGYQNSKNMKVMTVPGDHHIHMNQPEVVAPIITDFLLSATDSTAKL comes from the exons ATGATTCAAGCTTTGAATGGTGCCAGACAGCTTGCCACAGCTACAATGAAACGTACCG CCACAGAGTTACGGTTACCAGTGCCTtggggagagatgagagggcaGGTCTGGGGTCCTGAGGAGGGCCGTCCAGTCTTATGCCTGCATGGATGGGCAGACAACTCTGGTTCCTTCAACACCTTGATACCACTGTTACCGCAag AGTGGAGGTGTGTGGCTCTGGACATGGCAGGCCATGGCCTCTCTTCGCCGAGGCCTTCCGGAGTCTTCTACACCTTCCCCGCGTATGTGGCCGACGTCAGGAGAGTGGTCGAAG CTCTGCAGTGGAAACGCTTCTCCATACTGGGCCACAGCATGG GTGGCAATGTGGCAGGAATG TTCAGCGCAGTGTTCCCTGAGATGGTGGAGGCCCTGGTGCTGCTGGACTCCTATGGATTCTACCCCACTAACacg aAGGAGCTGCCGGACATCCTGAAGCAGGGGATGGAGGAGATGATGCAGGTGGAGAAGAGGGACAGCGAGGGGAAGAAGGAGAAGATCTACACCCACCAGAAGGCTATGCAGAg gTTAATGGCAGCCAACCCCCAGTTAACAGAGCAGTCAGCTCAGCATCTTCTAGAAAGGGGATTAAGAGAGGCTGAAGGCG GCTTTGTGTTTACCAGGGACTTGAGGATCAACCTG aaAAACGTGACCCGCATTAGTCTGGAGCAGAGCTTAGAGCTGCAGTCCAGGATCCAGGCCCGTGTCCTGGTCTTAAT GGCTGAAGCTGGTCTGAATAAACTCTTTCCTCCGCCTGAGGGCTGCTCGGAGTCCCTCATGAACGGCTACCAGaac AGTAAGAACATGAAGGTTATGACAGTTCCAGGGGATCACCACATTCACATGAACCAGCCGGAGGTCGTGGCGCCCATCATCACTGACTTCCTGCTGTCCGCTACTGACAGCACTGCCAAGTTATAA
- the actr2a gene encoding actin-related protein 2-A, which produces MDSQGRKVVVCDNGTGFVKCGYAGSNFPEHIFPALVGRPIIRSTAKVGNIEIKDLMVGDEASELRSMLEVNYPMENGIVRNWDDMRHLWDYTFGPQKLNVEPRGCKILLTEPPMNPTKNREKIIEVMFETYQFGGVYIAIQAVLTLYAQGLLTGVVVDSGDGVTHICPVYEGFSLPHLTRRLDIAGRDITRYLIKLLLLRGYAFNHSADFETVRMMKEKLCYVGYNIEQEQKLALETTVLVESYMLPDGRVIKVGGERFEAPEALFQPHLINVEGVGVAELLFNTIQAADIDTRAEFYKHIVLSGGSTMYPGLPSRLERELKQLYLERILKGDVEKLSKFKIRIEDPPRRKHMVFLGGAVLADIMKDKDNFWLTREEYEEKGVRVLEKLGVTVR; this is translated from the exons ATGGACAGCCAGGGAAGGAAAGTGGTTGTTTGCGACAATGGTACCGGG tTTGTGAAATGTGGCTATGCAGGCTCCAACTTCCCTGAACACATCTTCCCTGCGCTGGTGGGCCGGCCCATCATCCGGTCCACTGCCAAAGTGGGCAACATCGAGATCAAG GACCTGATGGTGGGGGACGAGGCGTCGGAGCTGCGCTCCATGCTGGAGGTGAACTACCCCATGGAGAACGGCATCGTGCGCAACTGGGACGACATGCGCCACCTGTGGGACTACACCTTTGGGCCGCAGAAGCTCAACGTCGAGCCTCGCGGCTGCAAGATCCTGCTCACCGAGCCGCCCATGAACCCCACCAAGAACCGCGAGAAGATcatcgag GTGATGTTTGAGACTTATCAGTTCGGTGGTGTTTACATTGCCATCCAGGCCGTTCTCACACTCTACGCTCAAg gtCTGCTGACGGGTGTGGTCGTGGACTCTGGTGATGGCGTCACACACATCTGTCCCGTGTACGAGggcttctctcttcctcacctcaCACGCAGACTGGACATCGCCGGACGGGACATCACACGCTACCTcatcaag CTGCTCCTGCTGAGGGGCTACGCCTTCAACCACTCGGCCGACTTTGAGACTGTGCGCATGATGAAGGAGAAGCTCTGCTACGTGGGCTACAACATCGAGCAGGAGCAGAAGCTGGCGCTCGAGACCACTGTCCTGGTCGAGTCCtacatg ctcccaGACGGTCGTGTGATAAAAGTGGGTGGGGAGCGTTTCGAGGCCCCCGAGGCTCTATTCCAGCCCCACCTCATCAACGTGGAAGGAGTGGGAGTCGCTGAGCTGCTCTTCAATACCATCCAGGCCGCCGACATCGACACCAG GGCTGAGTTCTACAAACACATCGTTCTGTCGGGCGGTTCCACCATGTACCCCGGCCTGCCCTCTCGCCTGGAGAGAGAACTTAAACAGCTCTACCTAGAGAGGATACTGAAGGGTGACGTGGAGAAGCTGTCT aaaTTTAAGATCCGTATTGAGGACCCTCCGCGACGGAAGCACATGGTGTTCCTGGGCGGGGCCGTGCTTGCTGACATCATGAAGGACAAGGACAACTTCTGGCTCACGCGCGAGGAGTACGAGGAGAAAGGCGTGCGCGTGCTTGAGAAGCTCGGGGTCACCGtcagataa